The window TCCCGGGCAACCCACGAAGAGATCGAGACGACCCTGGACAGCCTGTGCCGCGATCACCCGGTATCGGTGCTGTGCGTCTACGACCGAAACGGCAACCGCGCCGGCGCGGGCATCGAGCACCTCGACCTGGCCGTCGCCCGCCACCCCGACCGGCTCGAGGAACAACGCCTCGCGCTCCACCGCACCGCGGACACCCTGGACGTCGACGGCGAGATCGACATGTCCAACCTCGACGTCTTCGCCACCGCGCTGCGCGCGCTCACCGACACCCCATCGCCCACCGTGCGCATCGACCTGAATGCCGTGACGTTCCTCGCCGCCGCCGCGGCCCGCACCCTCATCCGCGACACCGCCCCCTACCGCGACCGCAGATTGGACGTCGAGATCCACGCCACCCCGCATATCACGCGCGTCCTTCAGCTGCTCGACATCCACCGACTCCCCCAACTTCACCTCAGCTGCCGAGGGGTGCGCGCGAATACGATGTGACGACCGCCGCGATCGGTCCGGACGCCGAGGAGGCAGCTACCGCCGAGCTGGACAACGTGCGCACGATCCGGCGCGGCGGCGGCGGGACCCGCGGCCCACCTGCACTCCGGCGGAAGTGACAGGCCGACGGCGCTGTAAGCGAAATAGGACGGTCAACACCAGGACCAGGTGTGTGAGCGGTCGGCCGGGGCTCGGTCACGTGTGAGGGCTACCGGCGCCGGACGCGGTCCACATCCGGCACCTACGGCGTGCAGTAAGGACCCGCGATGAATTAGTTCATCCGGGGTCGGGCGTGTCGGGTTGGGCGCGCAGTGTGTAGTTCCAGTCGCCGTGGAAGGTATGGCGGACGAGGACGCCGCTGGCCTGGAGTGCCTTCATCTCCTGGTCTGGGATCTTGACACCTTTGGGGTAGGTGGCTTCGTCGAGTTCGGCGTGGACGCTGAGTCCGGCCCGGGTGGTGGTGGCGCCGATGGTCTCGACGATCACTTCGTGGCTGGTCAGCGGCCGTCCGCGCCAGTTCATGGAGATGTGGGAGAACAGCCGGTGCTCGATCTTGTTCCACTTCGAGGTACCCGGTGGGAGGTGGCAGACGGTGATCGTCAGGCCGGTGCGGGCGGCCAGAGCGGCCAGCTCGGTCTTCCACAGCCGGGTGCGGGAGCCGTTGGACCCGCCACCGTCGGCGGTGATGAGCAGCTTCCCGGCGCCGGGGTAGGCGCCTTGGCCCACCGCATCCCACCACCGGGCGATGGTGGCCACCGCGAAGGCCGAGGTGTCATGGTCGGTCCCCACGCCCACCCAGCCGGTGTTCGCGGCGAGGTCGTAGACGCCGTACGGGATGGCCTTACCGAGGTCGGTATCGATGAAGTCGTAGACGTTGACCTGGGTGGGATCACCGGTGGGCTGCCACTCCCGGCCACTGTTGCGGTAGTTGCCGATGAGTTCTTTCTTCTTGGTGTCCACGCTGATCACCGGGCAGCCCTCGTCCTGGTGGGCCTTGACCTGGTCGTTGAGGTAGCCGAACTGCGCGTCGCGGTCGGGATGCTGGCGCCCCTCGGCGGTCTTGATGTTGGCCTGCAGGCTGTATCCCAGGGCCTTGAGCAGCCGGCGCACCACGAACTCGCTGACCTGGTGACCGCGCTCG is drawn from Candidatus Methylomirabilota bacterium and contains these coding sequences:
- a CDS encoding STAS domain-containing protein — encoded protein: SRATHEEIETTLDSLCRDHPVSVLCVYDRNGNRAGAGIEHLDLAVARHPDRLEEQRLALHRTADTLDVDGEIDMSNLDVFATALRALTDTPSPTVRIDLNAVTFLAAAAARTLIRDTAPYRDRRLDVEIHATPHITRVLQLLDIHRLPQLHLSCRGVRANTM